Genomic DNA from Mauremys mutica isolate MM-2020 ecotype Southern chromosome 13, ASM2049712v1, whole genome shotgun sequence:
gagacGACAGTAGATTTTGCATTAGGCTGCAGCAGGACACACCTAGCTGGAGCATCTGTACGTACAGCTGTCCTGTAGAGGCTGGGTGCCCTGCTAGAGTGGGTAGCACTGAAAACACTCCCGGTACCTAGAGTAGCCGCACTGTCTGTCTCTGCTTAGGACAGCAGGAACCCCATGGAGTGGCAGATACAGAATTTGTACAGCAGAGCAAGAGGGTGCAGAGGAAGGAGGCAGTTCTCTAGAGCTACCTGAGGCAAGTGGGGTGGGACAAGACACTGGGCTTTGCAGCCTCATCAGACTGCTCAAGTCATAGAGAAGCCCTTTCCAGctacccacagcccaacccttgGCCAAATGCAAACAGACATCACTTCTGATCCCATCATCCCCCAAAATACAGGCCTCTACCCCGTTTACTATCAGTAAAGAGCAGAGATTACACTTGCTGAATCCAGGTATTATAGGGAGACATGAAGTCAGGCTCAGAGAGCCACAGTCATTAATACACAAAGGGAGCAGAAGAATAGAGACTTTCAGCTATTCACCATCCATCTCCTTGCAGTTATGGCCTGCCGCTATAGACATAAGAAcacatgccagctgactcaggctcatggggttcaggctaaggggctgcttaactgcagtgtagatgttgcaGATTGGCTCTGGGACCATGCGAGGTGAactgcagaacatctacactgcaattaagcaGCCCCTTAGCCACAGCCAGCGGGCTCGGGctagccacaggtttttaattgcaatgtagacatacccaggaaGGCCAGGTGGGCTGCTTGCCATGTTAACCATCTGAATACCAGAAAGCTGAATGCAAGCAACAGGACAGGCGGAAGTCAGAATTAAGGCGGAGAAGGCTTAATTCTGTAGTTGTCGTCGTCGTCGTCATCTTCCCCTCTGTTTCTTCTCTGATGTAGGCAGGAAGATACCTGGCATCTTTGGGGACAGGCTGGACCGGCTGGAAGAGGAGGTAAGGCGCCTCTCACAGTCCTACGACAGCCTGCACAATGTGGTGAGTGGGCTGGGGGACCACCTGCGTCTGGCCATCCAGGAGGACACCAACAAGATGATCGGGTCTCTGATGAACAGCCCAAGCGTGCCCGACTCAACGGTGGGCTTTGGGGTCATTCCCGATGGGATTGTGGATGTGGCTGACAAGGCAGACATCACCACCTATCCACCCGTGGGTGAGATCCTGGCCAAGGTGAGTGAAGTGAGTGACGTGCTGAAGACCAAGACAGATTTGCTCAGTGAGGTGCACGGCCTGGTCCTGGACCATGACGGGCAGATCAAACACCTGCTGGAATCAGCTAGGCCATCACCCCTCACCTCCATCGACATGTTGGAGGAGTACGTGGACACCCGGCTGAGCAACCTGCGAGGAGAGCTGCTGGATGGCTTTGAGAAGAAGCTGGTGAAAATCCAGAGCACGTGCGACTTCAGGATCAAGGAGGTGCAGCAGCAATGCGAGGAGGAGAAAGCTGCCAACTTGCGACTACAGCAGACCCTGGATGGCAAGGAACTGGAGATCAAGAAGGAGATCTCCCAGCTGGAGACCCAGATCCAAGGGTTGACCGTGGTGGAGAGCTGCTGCGGCAACCTGAACTACCTCACCGAGCGCATGGACATCCTGGAGAAGGGCCTGCACAGCATCTCTGAGTCCCAGAAGAACCTGCACTCACAGCTCAACGGTGAGTTCTCCACCATCACCCTGGGGAGCCTCGTTGAAGGGCGCTTCGAGGACCTGGAGGCGAGACTCAAtgctacagagagagagactggcagctgctgctccagcttgGAGGACAGCATGATGGGCCTGGTGGGGTCAGAGTTGGATGGTGTGAGGACCTCATTTGAGGACAAAATGAGGACCTTGGAGGACAGGTTCATGACCATTGTGGGGGAGCTAAGCAATGTCAGTGCCCCAGCGGGCCTGGATGGAGCCGTGATGCCCTTGCTGGAGGGAGAGCTTGCCAACATGAGGAAGCAGACAGATGAGAGACTGGAGGTGCTGCAGAGCCGGCTCACCACCCTGGAGAGCACTTGCTTACTGGGCTGCGCCTCTGCTTCCAAAGATGTGGAGACCTTCCGGACAGAAATTGAGGACTGCCAGAGCAAGAACCAGGATCTGCTGCTCAGAATGGACAGTAACAACGACTTCCTGCGCAAGTTGAATGCCACCATCCTGGAGATCCAGAGGCGGATTGAGGAGGAGGCAACCGGCTCCCTGCAAGGCGAGATCACCCTGCTCAAGATCAACCTGAATACCGTGAGCAAATCCCTGACAGGGCTAAAGGACTCTGTCTCCCAGTACTCCAACACCGTGCTGCATGTCAACTCTTCACTGGACGAACACGAGCGCAAGATAGAGGACGAGGTGCACTCCATTCAGGAGAAGGTCAGTGACCAAGGCTCGCAGCTCATCTTCAGTAACAAGCGCGTTCTGAACCTGAAAGGCGACCTGGAGAGACTCAAAGCCAGGATCGTGAATGATCTAAGCAACTGCAAGAACGCTGCACATGACCTGCAGAAGGAGGTGGCCCAGTTCGACAGCCGCGTGGCCCAGGTGGAAAACATGTGCGGTGGGCTTGGTGCCATGACGGGGAGCCTGGACATCATCCGTGATGAGCTGGAGAAGCACACAGGCAGCCTGTGGGGCTACATGGACCATATGAACGGGACTTTGGCCTCTCACTCTCAGGAAATAACTGTATTGAAGGACAACTTGCTGGATTGCCAGGCCAAAGTGACAGAGCTGGCCGAACAGGTCACCCACTTGGAAGGTGCTTCAGAGAGGAAGCAGCATTAGCTATACTGAAACCCACCTCTCTTTATCCCTGAAGAACAGAATTAACTTATATCACACAGACTCTACTGTGAcaatgggttttttgttgttgttttttttaaaatataaatggaaAGCTGCTATAATCCCTTCTcccatttctttaatttttttttcttgcctgaGAAAAGTGAAACCCTACAGCCCAAGTCGTCCCTTTGCCATTACTGAACTGGACTTGATGTCCCTTCTTGTCACTTAGCAGCAGTCCTAACAACGTAGCGAGATCCTGGTCATAGCTGGGTGGTTGTTATGTAGCTGTGACCCAGGAATGACCATTCAGGACCAAGCTCAAGGCAGAATCATTCTGGAGGATTGATTGCTTTGGAAAGAATAAAACTCTGTATTTGTAAGGCAGGATGGACAAACTCTGTTCCTAAAGGATCACATGCATCTTACCCACTGGGGCAAAGAGATAGTCAGGGACCCACCTTCACAACACCCACCAGGGGACATTTGGATTTTAACAGGGAAAGCCTTCTAGTATGTACCCTGGGGAATTTTATTCCTCTTTTTGACACAATGGCTTCCATTCTATTCAGCTGAGCCCAGGTTTCTGTCTCTCAACTAATGCCTAAgccaatttaaaattaaatgcattccccatccacccaccccttttGACAGGCATCATAGGGGGATATGCATTAAGACAAACACATGTCTATAAACAACCCTCTTCCTCCCCCGCTGCTCCGGAGTGCAGTGCCTTTGCTCAGCTTCCTCCATCTTACCAGTTGTGCTGTGGAGCACACAGTGTGCCCTGTTAGAGACTCAACTATTCTAAGCATGGCATTGTGGGGGAGTCCATTTTAGGACTGTACTGGGCCTGAATTTAATAAGAACAAGGGGTGCCTGTGTGTTTGCAGACCAAGGACACAACCCCTTTGCTTGTTGCCTAAGTCACATTGTCTCCAAAGCTGAGAAGCCAGGGCATTAAGCCATgatgccctcccccagccctgcagagtAATTTAATGGGGCAGGGGATATGTGCAGGTGCTCTTGTCCCATAAATGGCTTTACTGCCCAAGATGCTCCAGGTGTAGATTTGGAGAAATAGGATTTATCTGTTCCCAGGCTGCACAGGGCAACGTATGTTCATGTCCACTATCCCATCATCACAGAGACAGGAGTGGGCAACTGGGATCACATCCATTTCACATACCCCAGGGCCCCTGAAAGCCTTCTTGGCTAGGTGACTTCCCTAGGGAGGGCCTTCCTTTACCAAGCACAGGCAGGAGGCGAAGGTAAGGGCATGTCTCTCACAGTGCCTTTGAAAGCAGAACCCTTCCTGGTGGGCAGGGGGATGTTAATCAAGGGAAGCTCAACTCAGCAGCATCATTTGGGCTTTTGGGAGATCTCCACATTTCACCCAGTTTTCCAGCTGGGCTGATGAGGCACAAACAAGCCCAGTGAAGCGTCAGATCCTTGAGTGGTTCTGGTGAGCTAGGAATGGGGATTCACCCCACAGTAGAACCAGGAGGTGCCGGGGGCTCCCATGTCTGGGCCATTTCACATTAGTACCATGGCACGTTTGTGACATCCAAGGACTTTATTCTGGTACTCAGACTGGCAGGAGAGTTCCTCTGCTACAAAGCTATAGCCCAAGGAACAAGGGGAAAGGTTAAACTCCAGTTTCACATAGAGCACACAGACTGACTGGAACTAGCAGGAACCCCCTTCTGCACAGACAGAGGACAAAACCCAGCTCCCCCTTTGGATATGGCCAGGGTTGCTTGGCTAGGTTGGATTTAGTCACACTGAAAAGAAAGCAGAGTCTCTATTTCAGCTACACTGGCATTGAGGGTGAGGGTCGGAGGGAAGCTACCATTGTACATGCTATTCATGGCTCTAATTTAATCTCTCACACTAGGCGGGCTTCAGTTCTTCTCTCCACCTGCTGCCACCGCAGGCCTGGGCCGTGACTTTCCGCCCCACTGCCCTCTTCCACTCATTTTTGGGCAGTCTCATCCCTTGTCTCCTCCTATTACCACATTTCTTCCCTGTAAACCCATTGCACCTAAGAGTCAGGCACAGGCTGAAACTGGGCTCTGAAGAAAACGCCCCCTTTGCTCCATTTCCCCAAGCACATGGTAGCAGCTTGCCACACAGAACAGCTGGAAACATCCTTTTCCCTGTAATCCAGGCTGGGGCTCATGTTAAAGCTGTGAGGGAAGAGCATTTCCCCTTTTTACCGAATAGCTGGGGATGCAGAGCTCTGAGATGACAGTAGGAGTAGGAGCATAGACCTAGGCTGCTCCCTGAGACCATACATGTTCTCCAGCACAAATCTATGACTACTCCACCCTTTATCAGCTGGGCTTTCAGTGCTGCATGGAATCAGGCACTTCTCCATGCCTCTACTCAGCAAGGCCAGTCGCTAACAAAGGTGAGAGATGTCTCTCCACTGGGTAGGAAAGAGACCCTAGAGCAAAGCTGGATCATCTCCTGGCCACCACAGAAAAATCCCTTCTCAGCCCATGACTACTTCTAGCTCTCTCAACCCAGAGAAGTAACTTACAGATAGTGCTCTTTGTACTGCTCCATGCTTCCACATAGCCCTGTACAGCAGTaggtctcaaccaggggtctggggtccccgggggggatcacaagcaggtttcagggggtctgccaagcagggccagcattagacttgctggggccccagtcagaaagccaaagccccaccccaaagctgaACCCTGAACGCCACTGACTGGGGCTGATGCCAAAGCCTGAGCACCTTAGCTTCCTAGGAGCCCTGTGGTATGGAGCCCCAGGTGCCCAATTAAGAGGAAGATAAAACAAATCTCCTACTATCAAGCTTATCTATAGCCAGTGTGATagtctgcattttcaaatagcaaggggctgaggggagcagctccctggagGTCAGAGGGAAAGTAGGATGTTAAAGCTAACACAACTGGGGAGGGGGATAGTTtcagatggggcaggggcagaggcatGTTGATCTCTCAGAAATGGTGCTATATTTGAACTCCTTTCCAGCCAATCACTTGAAGACGCTGACAGTTTGTAGGTCTGTTCCTGGACCATGGAGTTTAAAAGCTAAGTAACATGGTGTTTAAATGGGCATTTGGTGCTTTCGAAAGAGGACGCAGATTGTACCTGTATCTTCACTCCCTGTTGGAGGCATGGGGTTCTGGGGCAGTTGTGAAATCCTATTAAAGTCCATTttgagttgttttttaaaaactttgtacATTTGTTCAGATGTTAAGCTGAAAGACAGT
This window encodes:
- the EMILIN3 gene encoding EMILIN-3 isoform X2 — protein: MGEGCHDSPTDQPGLLPQRPSPKIPPGHKMFPGPRVPPHPQIHPEPFPGPKKNHYGRKIPGIFGDRLDRLEEEVRRLSQSYDSLHNVVSGLGDHLRLAIQEDTNKMIGSLMNSPSVPDSTVGFGVIPDGIVDVADKADITTYPPVGEILAKVSEVSDVLKTKTDLLSEVHGLVLDHDGQIKHLLESARPSPLTSIDMLEEYVDTRLSNLRGELLDGFEKKLVKIQSTCDFRIKEVQQQCEEEKAANLRLQQTLDGKELEIKKEISQLETQIQGLTVVESCCGNLNYLTERMDILEKGLHSISESQKNLHSQLNGEFSTITLGSLVEGRFEDLEARLNATERETGSCCSSLEDSMMGLVGSELDGVRTSFEDKMRTLEDRFMTIVGELSNVSAPAGLDGAVMPLLEGELANMRKQTDERLEVLQSRLTTLESTCLLGCASASKDVETFRTEIEDCQSKNQDLLLRMDSNNDFLRKLNATILEIQRRIEEEATGSLQGEITLLKINLNTVSKSLTGLKDSVSQYSNTVLHVNSSLDEHERKIEDEVHSIQEKVSDQGSQLIFSNKRVLNLKGDLERLKARIVNDLSNCKNAAHDLQKEVAQFDSRVAQVENMCGGLGAMTGSLDIIRDELEKHTGSLWGYMDHMNGTLASHSQEITVLKDNLLDCQAKVTELAEQVTHLEGASERKQH
- the EMILIN3 gene encoding EMILIN-3 isoform X1 — its product is MSRTRGNSLSWVFAYLCLGTLVSPTDAKGTYYHHPAPASYSNRYNLYTSGSSPQLSPGKPMGKHKSYCAYVVQRNVTCTLQDGVESYVKAEYHKCSWGPKCPGKVLYRTFYRPKYKIGYKTVTELAWRCCPGLMGEGCHDSPTDQPGLLPQRPSPKIPPGHKMFPGPRVPPHPQIHPEPFPGPKKNHYGRKIPGIFGDRLDRLEEEVRRLSQSYDSLHNVVSGLGDHLRLAIQEDTNKMIGSLMNSPSVPDSTVGFGVIPDGIVDVADKADITTYPPVGEILAKVSEVSDVLKTKTDLLSEVHGLVLDHDGQIKHLLESARPSPLTSIDMLEEYVDTRLSNLRGELLDGFEKKLVKIQSTCDFRIKEVQQQCEEEKAANLRLQQTLDGKELEIKKEISQLETQIQGLTVVESCCGNLNYLTERMDILEKGLHSISESQKNLHSQLNGEFSTITLGSLVEGRFEDLEARLNATERETGSCCSSLEDSMMGLVGSELDGVRTSFEDKMRTLEDRFMTIVGELSNVSAPAGLDGAVMPLLEGELANMRKQTDERLEVLQSRLTTLESTCLLGCASASKDVETFRTEIEDCQSKNQDLLLRMDSNNDFLRKLNATILEIQRRIEEEATGSLQGEITLLKINLNTVSKSLTGLKDSVSQYSNTVLHVNSSLDEHERKIEDEVHSIQEKVSDQGSQLIFSNKRVLNLKGDLERLKARIVNDLSNCKNAAHDLQKEVAQFDSRVAQVENMCGGLGAMTGSLDIIRDELEKHTGSLWGYMDHMNGTLASHSQEITVLKDNLLDCQAKVTELAEQVTHLEGASERKQH